In the Thermomicrobiales bacterium genome, GACCCGCGGGGGCAACGACGTATCGCGGGCGGCAGCGTGCGAAGGCTGCGTCGGCACGAACGGCGCCATTGAGGCCGGCGCGACTCGCTGCCCGGCGCTATCAAGCGCATAGGCTCTGTACCCGGTTGCAAGCGCGTAGATGATGATTGGCACCGCGATGATCGCTGCAGCCAGCAGGATCCAGCCGATGTCGTTGAGCAGCACGCGAGTCACGATCGATCGGTTGAGCGACGCTTCGTTGGCGTCGGAGAGAAGAAACAGTCGGATATATTGCAGGGTGAACGACAGAATCAGCGCGCCATTGAGCGCTGCGACCCCGGCGCCCAGAACTCGCGTCGCGGTTGTGTGACGCGCCGGCGCCAGCGTGGCGCCGAGCCCATAGCCGAGAATGAAGGTTGACGTAATCAGGAAGATCATCGCGACGAGGAACGCGCCGCTGCCCGACGTCAGCGTCGTCAGGCCGGCGAGATCATTCCCCCACGGGCGTGCCCAATAGTCGGACATCAGCACGCCGAAGAGGATCCCGAGCGTGACAAACAGCTCCTTCACCGGCCCGCGCCAGAAGCCAATCGGGGTGAGGAGCAGAATCAGCAGAATGAGCAGAATATCGAGGACGAGATAGATCGACATGCGGACTTCCAGCACCTCGTTCGGTTCGGCCGTCGAACCCGGCCGCTCCGCCGGCAGACGGGCCAGCAAGTGGGCGTTCCGAGTCTAACACGAGACTGGCATCCCGCTTGCGATGTCGATCCGTTGCCAACTGGCCGGATTGATACAATGGATGCCAGTGTGGCGGTTATCTTCGCCCACGATCCCGGATGATATTGCCCCGGGATCCTCACGGTGTTGAGAAGGGAAGTCCAACTATTGAGCAGGAGCAGACGCTCCCGCTCCGATGATCGCAGCCAGCGTGATCAGCATGCATTGGCGTGGCGGCGCATCGATCTGCACCTTCATACCCCCGGCTCGATCGACTACCAGGATCCGGATATCACCTATCTGGATATCCTTCGGAAGGCCGAGGCGCGCGGCGCAGACGTAATTGCGTTTACCGACCACAACACGATCCGTGGTTATGCGAACATGTGGCGGGAAATCGAAGACCTTGAACTGCTCGAAGCGCTAGAACGCTTGTCCCCCGTCGAGGAACGACGACTCGGCGATTATCGCCGGATCCTCAGGCACCTCCGTGTGCTGCCGGGCTTTGAGCTGACCGCGACGTTTGGGTTTCATATCACTGCAATCTTTCCGGAAGGGACATCGATCCGCCAGATCGAGCACACGCTTCTGGAGTTGAATGTCCCCGAAGATCGGCTCGACCTGGGCACCAGTGAGGTCGGTGCGACGGTCGATGTGCTCACAGCCTACGAGACGCTCTCGCGCCTCGGCGCGCTCGTCATCCCTGCGCACGTGAATTCGACACACGGCGTGGCGATGCAGAACCTGCCATTTGGTGGCCAGACGAAGATCGCATTCACCCAGAGCCCCTATATCGACGCGCTGGAGGCGACGGATCTGGAGTCGAGCAGTCGACGCAGCACGGCGCACTTCTTCAACGGCTCGAAGCCGGAATACCCGCGCAGGATGCACATTATCCAGGGCTCGGATGCTCACCGGCTCAACCGGGATCCAAACCGGGAAAGCAATCTGGGCGTCTGCGATCGGATGACCGAAGTGCTGTTAACCGACGTGTCGTTCGCGGCGTTGAAGGAGCTCTTTCGCTCGGATAATTTCAACCGTGTTCGTCCATACCGGCCGGCGCATGACCCGTATGACTTCATCCGGGTAGCGCGCGCCGAGGGCGAAACAATCGTCCAGTCGTTTCACGAGATCGCGCCCGCGCGCCGTGGCCGGCTCAGCCCGATCGTCCGCGACGCGGCCGCCTTCGCCAACGGCAATGGTGGAACGATCTATGTCGGCATCTCGGCCGTGTCAAAGGATCCTGTGATGGGCGTCGAAGACGCGCCGGAACAGGCCAGCGCGATCGCCGAAGACCTGGCCCGATACATCACGCCCCAGATCAACGGCACCATCGACATCCAGGAGACCGAGCAGAAGAAGATCATCGTCGTCCAGGTGCCGGCCGGCGATGATATGCCCTACGCGGTGCTCCCGAGCACGATCTATGTCCGCCAGGAGGGCGAGACGAGCATCGCGATGCGCGATGAGATCGTCCAGCTTGTCGTTGACGGGATGAAGATCGAGCGCGGCGAGCTCCCCGAACTCGTTTCGGAGCCACCCGCCGCGGTTGAGGCCCCGCACGAGCCGACCCGGACGCGCAGCTCGCGGCGACGGGGCCGGGGTCGAGGCGGTCAGACACGTCTGCAGCACGAGGAGCTGACTGCCGAGGATGCGGTCATCGATGTTGAGAGCGTCGATCCGACGATGGAGGACGGCGCGCCGTCCCTCGCGGTCGAACCAGAGCCAGCGCATCCGGTCGTCGAACCGACACCCCCGACGCGCGACATCGTTATCTGCGAAGAGGTCCCCTTTCCGAGGACTGGCGTCGAAGTCGTGGATTCGCACGAGAGCGATAACGTCACCTATCACGCGATGCGCGACCTGAGGAATCTCAAGGTCGTCCATAACGTGACCCGTGACTCGGCTCGGCGGCTGTGGCGCTACGCGATCACACAGCTCGAGCTCCATCCTGCGGGCGCGGACGAAGTCACCTGGCATGGCGACCGCGGGTACTGGAAGGCATACAAGCCGCGCGGCGGCGACGTGCGCTATAACCTCGTCTATCGCCACAACGACCACCTTCACATGTTCTATGGCGTGACTGACGAGGGACTCGATGAAGCCTGGCGCGCAGTAGTCCCTCAGCGGTATCTCCAGCCATCGGCCTCCGAGCCGGAACAGCCGGGCGACGAGGCAAATGGGCTCGTGTCGGAACAGCCTGCAGCCGTCGACAACAGCGCGCCGGATCATGACCTGGCCCCAGCGTACACCATCGGCGAGGAGCCTCTGGTGGCAGTCGAGCCAGTGGATGAGCCGGCTGCCCCCGAGCTTTCGGCGCCGCGGGAGTCGATCGTGGAGGAGGAGCCCGCTCCCGATCCGGTTCTGCTGCCCGACCCAGCGCCCGCAGAATCCGTCGTCGCGACACCGAAGCCGACCCGGCGTCGGCGTCAGGCACCGAAGCCCAGCGCGGAACCCCCGGCCGAAGACGCGACGCCAGAGCCAGAGGCGAGCGCCGAACCAACGCCCGAGGCAGCGCCAGACGATGCGCCGAAGCCCGTGCGTCGTCGTCGGAAGCCGACCAAGGTCGCTGAGGATCCGCCGGCCGACGAGGCTATCGAGAGCGCGAGCGTCGTGGGGCACGATGCGCCGGCCGAGCCGGTCGTCGCGCCGGTGGCGGACGTCGAGCCACTCGTTGAAGCGCCGAAGCCCGTGCGTCGTCGCCGGAAGCCGACCAAGGCCGAGGTGGCTGCCGCCGCCGACGAAACTGAGTCGCCGGCCGAGGAGTAGCCCGATGGCAGCCGATCCTCCTCGCGTCCGGGTCGGGACAGCGGCATGGTCCGATCACCAGGACTTCTACCCGAAGGGGCTGAAGCCTGGCGATCGGATCGCGTACTACGCCCAGCAGTTCTCAGTGGTCGAGGTGAACTCCAGCTACTATCACATCATGCCGGAGCGGAATTACCGGCTGTGGGTCGAAAAAACGCCGGACGACTTCATCTTCAACGTCAAAGCGTATGGTGTTCTGACCGGCCACAAACGCGACCAGGAGGCGACTCCCGAGATCTTCGACGCTTTTCGCGCGTCGTACCTGCCGTTGCGCGAGGCGGGCAAGCTGGGCGCGGTGCTCTTCCAGTTCCCTCCCTGGTTCGATGATAGCGAGACAAACCGCGAGCGTATCGCCTGGTGCGCCGAGCAGATGGCTGACGACCCGATCCTGGTGGAGTTCCGTCACCGCAGTTGGCTGACACCGCCGCGACAGGAGAGCACGCTCGACTTCCTGCGAGCTCTCCGCCTCTCCTACGTGACGGTCGATGCGCCGCAGGTCGGCGCGGGCACCGCGCCATTGGTCCCGGCCGTGACAAACGCAAGTCTGGCCTACCTTCGGATGCATGGGCGAAACACCGGGACGTGGTATAAGCGGGTCGAGACGACCGGCGAACGCTTCAATTACCTGTATAACCAGGATGAGATCGACGAATTGGCCGCTGTCGCCCAACAGTTGACTCAGCAGGCTCGTGAAGTGCATGTCATCTTCAACAACAACATGCAGAACTACGCCGTGGTCAACGCGCGAATGATGGTCGATGCGCTCGGGCTTGGCGATTCGTGGCATCCAGGTCCTCGCCAGGGTTCGCTCGGCATCTGATCCGCAGTTCTCTGGAGACGCATGACACAGCGTGATCCATTGTCTGCCGACGCATCCCCGCCCGACGACATGGGGGCGCAACTGCGAGTTGTCTTGCGGCTGGCGTTTGCCGGCAGCGTCGCGGACGAGCTTGCCGGGCGTATTCGTGATGAGGACGACCAGGCCGGCCTGCGCCGGCTGCTCCGGTCGGCACGGTCACGGCTGGTGTTGGATCACATGCTGCGGCGGCTCCCCTGGTGGCGCGATCGTGGCCAATCGACTGCCATCGGCGCTTCCAGCGCAGTCCGGCCTGATGACGCGGTCATGCTGATCGCGCGAGTCGGGCTTGGGCTGGACGTGCTCGACATCTCCCAACTACTCGATACGACGCCCGAGCAGGTCGCCGCCAGCCTGTTCGCCGGTCGCCGGGCGCTGGATCGCCGCATCGGCGAAGCCTGCGACCGATTCGCCGAGGCCATCGGCGAGTACGACGACCCGTCGGCCGACCCGGACGAGCGGGTAGCGCTCGTTACTCATGCGCGCTTCTGTCGCTCCTGCAACCAGGCGATCGAACGGTCGCGGCAGGTCGATACGTTGATTCATAGCGAGATGGATCGGATCTCCGTCGGGCTGGGCAGT is a window encoding:
- a CDS encoding CvpA family protein, which translates into the protein MLARLPAERPGSTAEPNEVLEVRMSIYLVLDILLILLILLLTPIGFWRGPVKELFVTLGILFGVLMSDYWARPWGNDLAGLTTLTSGSGAFLVAMIFLITSTFILGYGLGATLAPARHTTATRVLGAGVAALNGALILSFTLQYIRLFLLSDANEASLNRSIVTRVLLNDIGWILLAAAIIAVPIIIYALATGYRAYALDSAGQRVAPASMAPFVPTQPSHAAARDTSLPPRVPPTAGPEHPGYKAEPTPVVRPATRATRPLVVTEPVHTSVPEIPVDHSDQMSDTDPHLVIPSNTPQIARAATGTPGNQPVPDEPTDKLPAGYDHCSTCNTVLGPGMSVCPNCGTPRSA
- a CDS encoding RNA-binding domain-containing protein, with protein sequence MSRSRRSRSDDRSQRDQHALAWRRIDLHLHTPGSIDYQDPDITYLDILRKAEARGADVIAFTDHNTIRGYANMWREIEDLELLEALERLSPVEERRLGDYRRILRHLRVLPGFELTATFGFHITAIFPEGTSIRQIEHTLLELNVPEDRLDLGTSEVGATVDVLTAYETLSRLGALVIPAHVNSTHGVAMQNLPFGGQTKIAFTQSPYIDALEATDLESSSRRSTAHFFNGSKPEYPRRMHIIQGSDAHRLNRDPNRESNLGVCDRMTEVLLTDVSFAALKELFRSDNFNRVRPYRPAHDPYDFIRVARAEGETIVQSFHEIAPARRGRLSPIVRDAAAFANGNGGTIYVGISAVSKDPVMGVEDAPEQASAIAEDLARYITPQINGTIDIQETEQKKIIVVQVPAGDDMPYAVLPSTIYVRQEGETSIAMRDEIVQLVVDGMKIERGELPELVSEPPAAVEAPHEPTRTRSSRRRGRGRGGQTRLQHEELTAEDAVIDVESVDPTMEDGAPSLAVEPEPAHPVVEPTPPTRDIVICEEVPFPRTGVEVVDSHESDNVTYHAMRDLRNLKVVHNVTRDSARRLWRYAITQLELHPAGADEVTWHGDRGYWKAYKPRGGDVRYNLVYRHNDHLHMFYGVTDEGLDEAWRAVVPQRYLQPSASEPEQPGDEANGLVSEQPAAVDNSAPDHDLAPAYTIGEEPLVAVEPVDEPAAPELSAPRESIVEEEPAPDPVLLPDPAPAESVVATPKPTRRRRQAPKPSAEPPAEDATPEPEASAEPTPEAAPDDAPKPVRRRRKPTKVAEDPPADEAIESASVVGHDAPAEPVVAPVADVEPLVEAPKPVRRRRKPTKAEVAAAADETESPAEE
- a CDS encoding DUF72 domain-containing protein is translated as MAADPPRVRVGTAAWSDHQDFYPKGLKPGDRIAYYAQQFSVVEVNSSYYHIMPERNYRLWVEKTPDDFIFNVKAYGVLTGHKRDQEATPEIFDAFRASYLPLREAGKLGAVLFQFPPWFDDSETNRERIAWCAEQMADDPILVEFRHRSWLTPPRQESTLDFLRALRLSYVTVDAPQVGAGTAPLVPAVTNASLAYLRMHGRNTGTWYKRVETTGERFNYLYNQDEIDELAAVAQQLTQQAREVHVIFNNNMQNYAVVNARMMVDALGLGDSWHPGPRQGSLGI